One genomic window of Saccopteryx bilineata isolate mSacBil1 chromosome 4, mSacBil1_pri_phased_curated, whole genome shotgun sequence includes the following:
- the GNB2 gene encoding guanine nucleotide-binding protein G(I)/G(S)/G(T) subunit beta-2: MSELEQLRQEAEQLRNQIRDARKACGDSTLTQITAGLDPVGRIQMRTRRTLRGHLAKIYAMHWGTDSRLLVSASQDGKLIIWDSYTTNKVHAIPLRSSWVMTCAYAPSGNFVACGGLDNICSIYSLKTREGNVRVSRELPGHTGYLSCCRFLDDNQIITSSGDTTCALWDIETGQQTVGFAGHSGDVMSLSLAPDGRTFVSGACDASIKLWDVRDSMCRQTFIGHESDINAVAFFPNGYAFTTGSDDATCRLFDLRADQELLMYSHDNIICGITSVAFSRSGRLLLAGYDDFNCNIWDAMKGDRAGVLAGHDNRVSCLGVTDDGMAVATGSWDSFLKIWN, translated from the exons ATGAGTGAATTGGAGCAACTGAGACAGGAGGCTGAGCAGCTCCGGAACCAAATCCGG GATGCCCGAAAAGCATGTGGGGATTCAACACTGACCCAG ATTACAGCTGGGCTGGACCCAGTGGGGAGAATTCAGATGAGGACACGGAGGACTCTCCGTGGGCACCTGGCAAAAATCTATGCCATGCACTGGGGGACAGATTcaag GCTGCTGGTCAGCGCCTCCCAGGATGGGAAGCTCATTATCTGGGACAGCTATACCACCAATAAG GTCCATGCCATCCCGCTGCGCTCCTCCTGGGTCATGACCTGTGCTTACGCGCCCTCAGGGAACTTTGTGGCCTGTGGGGGGTTGGACAACATCTGTTCCATCTACAGCCTCAAGACCCGTGAGGGCAATGTCAGGGTCAGCCGGGAGCTGCCTGGCCATACTG GGTACCTGTCATGCTGCCGCTTCCTGGATGACAACCAAATCATCACCAGCTCTGGGGATACCACCTG TGCCCTGTGGGACATTGAGACAGGCCAGCAGACAGTGGGTTTTGCTGGACACAGTGGGGATGTGATGTCCTTGTCACTGGCCCCCGATGGCCGCACCTTTGTGTCAGGTGCCTGTGATGCCTCTATCAAGCTGTGGGATGTGCGGGATTCTATGTGCCGACAGACCTTCATTGGCCATGAATCCGACATCAATGCCGTAGCT TTCTTCCCTAATGGCTATGCCTTCACCACGGGCTCTGACGATGCCACTTGCCGTCTCTTCGACCTgcgggcagaccaggagctcctCATGTATTCCCATGACAACATCATCTGCGGCATCACCTCTGTTGCCTTCTCTCGCAGTGGCCGGCTGCTGCTTGCTGGCTACGACGACTTCAACTGCAACATCTGGGATGCCATGAAGGGCGATCGTGCAG GTGTCCTTGCCGGCCACGACAACCGTGTGAGCTGCCTTGGCGTCACTGATGATGGCATGGCTGTGGCCACAGGCTCCTGGGACTCCTTCCTCAAGATCTGGAACTAA